From Zea mays cultivar B73 chromosome 3, Zm-B73-REFERENCE-NAM-5.0, whole genome shotgun sequence:
AACTTGTTTCTTGTCAGACAAATCTTGCTCCTGGAACTGACTTCTGGTTGCTTTTATATGTCACTGAATGATTTGACAGTATTTTACCATTCTCTCTTGAAGATGCCAATTGCTCCCTATGAGTTCCCGATTAGATCCTTCAACACACATCTTTGTGTTCTGTTTCAGGTGGTTGCTGTTGGTGACTTGTGTGCAATATGCCAAGAAAAGATGTATGTTCCCATCCTTATGCGCTGCAAACATATTTGTTTTTGTCCTTTCTTGTGAATACCATAACTATAATACCATATGCACAATGAGCATGAAAAATTACCAATCTATATGCAACATCAGTGAAGCTTGACTTTTGTTGTTGAACATGCTTATCTTTTGTTAATGAATGTAGTGATGCTTTATTTCACATTTTCTTCATTCCCTCATCTAAGAATGTTAGTTTAATGTAAATGACTTTGTATATAATCTTATTCAGGATAGTTCTTGGAAGCTCCTCGACGCGGTGCGTGAGACAGGGCTCATCTTCTTCCGCGCACCCATGGAGGACAAGCTCCAGTTCACCTGCGATCCGGCCAGGGATGCCATCTCAGAATGGTACTTTTAACCTTGTGTTGTTACAAAGGTTGGAGGTTCTGTAGGTTCTAATGGAAGATTACAAGGTCATATTGAAGTATCAAGAGCTTTTGGTGATTGCCAGTTTAAGAAGGACAGGTTGGCTGATGCGTACCATTGTTTGCTTAATCATAGATGCTATCTATTGCCCATCACTGTTTGATTTGAAATATTCTTGTTTCCTTATATTTACATGCAGTTTTCTTCATAAAGCGGACATTCAGATCGAAAGCATTAAGTAATATTGAAACTTGGTTATTTTCTTGTGACTATTCTGAATTTGATTGGCAGAGTTCATATGGATCCTTTCTCTCTTTTGTTTATTGATGCAGCTTTCTGAAGTTATGGTGAGAAGTGGCATGAATCCTACTGTCAGTGATCAAGCAATCCTCCTGGATCTCATTGCTAAATCGAGATGTGTCGCTGCTGCCAAGAAGTACTTTTTGGACCTCCCAGAAACTTCCAAGACTTATTTTAGGTATCACGCTCTTCTCAATTCTTACTCCAAAGTTTTGATGATTGAGAAGGCCGAGTCTCTCGTGGAGAAAATGGAGGAGCTCAACTTTCCATTCATATTTTATATGAAGAGAAAGGTGGAGCACGAGAGGAACTAAATACCTAGAGTAAGTGTTGACTGGTATACATTCATGCAGTTATAAAAAGAGGGAGTCATGAAAGAATTAGACGTTAACTACAGTGCTATAGTTGTTTATTTGGCAAAGTTTGGCTGAATAGAAAAGGACATCTTCCTATTCAGGAGAAAATAACATGTAATCTATTCAGAGATTGGGTTTCTAGCTGAACAGTTGTACGAAAGTATACATTTGTATGGCTTGACTTCGTATTACACAAGGAGAGACTAGCCACTCTATAAATATAAAAGTGACAACTGATTGCCAACAAACAGTTAAATTTACCAAACAAGTTACTTTTTCGTTTATCTTGTCTTCTAATCTACTATTGTGGCACGATGTATGCTTCAATTAAAGAGTAAATTGTTGACTTCATGCCATGGCATGCCAGGCACAATGTAGTGAATGAGCACTTTTTAATTGTTGTTCCTTGTTGTGAAGTAACCGTGAGTGTTTGTCCCATGAGTTCTGTTTCAATATTCTTTCTTAAGATAATTGCTTACAATTTTTAATTACATTTTGGTATTCTTATCAGCCATATCCTGATTACAAGCTGGTTGTTAGCCATGATGACAATTTTTAATAGTTCTCTTTTTCATAGCAATTTCCCAGTACATATTGTCCTGTCAAACTGACCAAGTTATATGTTCACTGTTCAGTGATTTTGTTGCAAATCTGTACCAGTACTGTGTTATATCTCATGTGTATTTATACGTTACTAggagagtgcccgtgcgttgcaacggggccTCTACATTGTAACCTTCAAATACAAGGATTTTCCGTGTTCTTTTTCATATTCCCGTGCTCAAACATCCAAATAATGTTCTTTTCATCCGGCCATCCGGGCGAGTTTCCCTGTAGCATCTGTCCGGCAGGAAGCAGGCATCAAATCCTTGAATCTACGTAATAGTACATTGCATACAGAACATGAAGGTTTTTCTTTTTACTGTTCTGGTGCAGTCATTTGGTCTATGTACATACACATTTGGGCGGCAAATCTTTTCCTGTCTGTTGAACAAGGCACGGATTAGCACTTCACTTGCGTTGTGTCCTCCCGTTGCAGCTAATGGCCCACGCGAGCCGCGGCACGCAGCACCGGTTGGCCTCCGCGCCCATGCGCAAGGAGTCGTCTCTGGAGAGGCCGTCGACGGCGGTGTCATTGTCATTGTCGTCGTCTTGCGCCTCTCGCAGGAGGTCGCCCAGCCTCctttgcggcggcggcggcttcagGGGTTCGGCCTTCAGGATCACCGCCAGTGTCGGTAGATCGCGGGGTCTAGGTGGCGGAGTGTTCCGGCCGCTGGTTCGGGATGCGAACGATCCCGCAGGCGTCAGATCTGGACGTGCAGGAGGATATCAATGACGCCGCCGCCGTCGGTCAAGAACCTTGAGATGAAAGTGAAACCGGCTTTTTTTGTTGTTGTGGATTCAGTTTACCTTCGTTGACGCTGTAGAAATCATCTTCGCAGTCTGATTCCAACCAGGGGGTGGCTTCAAAGGACGTCTCGTCTCTGCTACTACTACCtgcaaaaaaaagaagaaaaaaattgtcAGGCAATTAGGCAACCGACTACTACATGTGGAAAATGATGGGCACCTAGAACCATGATCACAGTTGCAACCGTGGAAAACTGCGGACAACCGAATCATGATCACAGTTGCAATCTCATGAGGCCGCTCGACACTCTGCCTCGCCTCCCTCCTTTCCTATTGTCTCATCTCTCAAGTCAATGTCCTTTGCATTTCGATTAATTTCACAAGCACGAAGCAACCTAACCAATAATTTGTTGCCCTTCCGAAGGACTTGATTCGCTTTTTGATTTCTACCTCTTCTGAATTGTTCCTAGACATTGGAACTTCTGACCCCGTTGCAAGTGGAAAATCCTTGTATTTGAAGGTTACAATGTAAagacccgttgcaacgcacgggcactcacctagtaatggTTGTAAAACTCGTCTGTGATTCAGTGATGATAGTTGATGTTGCGACGTATGGCATGATTATATCATGGTCATCCACATCGTATGATCCTCCATAATCATACTCAATAATTATATTAAAAAATTATGGTAGATCATATGTTTATGATAGATCCGATAATTATGGTAGACCATGAAAGTTTTTCTTGCATGTACACAAATTTTAGATGATATTTTCGTCTCCACTACATGCACACAAAAATTAGATGGCTCCACAAATATAGGATCGTTCCAACAGTCTTGCAGCTGAGCTCTTTTTAATCGGTTTATGATATATAATAATAGTAATTAtgatatactatgtatgtatttatACAACTTGGTACATTGCGTAAAAATATGTAACTACTGTTGCTGCTTTATTTTAACTTAAGAGACGTGAACTCGTAGCACTTTTCCTTTAGGTATTGATTGATTTGATGCTAATTTATGTGGATTGAGTGAGGTTAagtcggtttaaatccatagTAGGGGGTGTTTAGTTTATAGagattaatttttagtcactacattttattttatttttgttttAAAATTGTTAAATACAAGAAAACTAAAATAGAGAAATTTAGAGACTAtagtaaaataaataaaatagtcAAACACCCCTAAGTCAAAAATTCACCTCAGAACATCATAATGTATTTCAAATCGCATGGAATAGACATAACCGAACAagttttagggtgtgtttggtttgacttttggctttagcttttgccccctaaaagccaaaagccaaccaaagggctggatccagaaagcagctttttctaaaagccgactttctcgcagTACAAAACTGAAAGCATcaatggacctgcttttagtggcttttggatggaactgtgaaaacatatatcaaagaacttttaacgacttttagtggtttcccccaaacggtttttagctttttaacagctcataGCCTACAGTAGCTTTTTCcaaagctcacagcccacagcaactttttccacagccacagcccaaccaaacagacccttagttaCAAACTGAGTCTTTTTGTTGTCTCTACCCGTGCATGGTTGCACGCGAAAACAGTCCATGGAATCTGCCCATTGCATTTCTCACACAGCAGTAGTGTGTGTAACCCACCATTTGCACCGGCCCTCGGAAAGCGAAAGCGAGAGCAGCATCCAAACAACAAAACAACCAGCTCACGCCCTTCTTTCTTAAGCCTCCAACTCCAAGGCAGACCTAGCTAATAATAAACCACGGATCTAATCTAAGCACGAACTAGCCAAAGCCAGGGCGGGGCCCCACCATGATAGTGGACGAATAGCTAAGAACCCGTAATGGGCGTATCGCACCGCCACCGTCCAATTATCACCGCTCGTCATCGCCAAATAGTCCAACTTGCCTTGCCGCCCACTGATGTCACCCGATCCGCCATCCACCAATTCTTCACCGGCGAGCGGTGAAAGAAAACAGAGAGGACGACGACGTCCATTGCTAAAGCACGCTTATAACATCAGCCGTCGGATGGCATCGATTCTCCACGCAACGGACGGCCAATAACAACCGTCTGATGCAGCATGTATGCTACTGAGTACTGACTTCCAAAATAATTCGAAATCCATTTAGTTTGATTATTTAGGATAAAACAAGAATTCTATTGTGTGTGCTGTCTTTTGGTTCATGAATCATGATTTAGTCAACACTACATTTTATGCTTGCTTGTTCAGCTAAGGACATGTACAGTGGTGACTCTTGAGGTGTTTAAAAAATGaattatttgcaaaaaaaaaattgTGGAGCtgtctctccgtgaagagacgcaTCTGACTTGTAACTCAAGTAGCAACAGATGCCTTACCTTCCACTGTACGAATTCGTCATCGGTTCTATCGATCCGATGATGTACAAGCGTATTtatttctgtatttattaataaaCTACATTGCATAATAGAGTCTCTTGTGCTTGGAGAACCATTTTGGTGTCACTCTACTATACATGCCCTAATCTCTCTTTTAACGGTGCTTGGGGGCAAGGGGTTTCATCCGCCCCAGTCCTCACCTCATGAGAGTTAAATGCACAAAATTGGTTAGCTCGAAAACATTTACCTAACCTATACATGTAAGAGCATGTCTAATGGCTTTAGTATTGCTCCATCCGTCCtaaatataattcgttttagactAAATATACATTCATTCAATAACATGTGAATGTAGTTTGTATATACGTCTACGTATATTACCATTCATTCGAACATGGATGGAAAAGAGCTACAAATAATTATATTTCAAGACAGAGGGAGTATAATCTTTTCAATAAAACTTTGTACCAAGGATAAGCATAAAACACAATGTAAGGGCATTATTTTTTGAGACTGCGGATTATCATCGGACATTCGCTATAAAAATATAAAAAACTATCTACTCTATGTGCCTTCACTAAATCACAAGTTGTAACACCAACCTCCGATTATACTTTGTTTGATTGCATCTAGATTAGAGGAGAATGGGAGAAATTATCCCTTCCTATATAATTTTAAATAAAAGAGTTTTAATTCTATTTAATTTTTAATTTCTCTAAATTGACTTCTAATCAAACATGCCTTTATTAATGAAAAAGCAGGCACGCACCGAACACAGGGCAGTGGCGAGCTCAAATCGCAGTTGTTGCGAAACATTCACATGTGATCAAACTCATCCGATGGGTTACTACCCAAGGGTCACACCCCTTGGGGGAGTACCCATGCAGTCTGTATATAATCCAATGTTCCCCTGCAATAAAGACTTACAATTGTCATTTGTTATTCTCTCAGTCTCGTTACCACTGACTTCTAATACGTTATCAGCATCGTTTCTTCACTGAGCGCAAGAAAAAGAAGTGAGGAGGTTTGACCTCTAGAACGACAGAAAGGT
This genomic window contains:
- the LOC103651741 gene encoding uncharacterized protein At3g27210, with the translated sequence MDVVVLSVFFHRSPVKNWWMADRVTSVGGKFSTVATVIMVLGSSSRDETSFEATPWLESDCEDDFYSVNEDLTPAGSFASRTSGRNTPPPRPRDLPTLAVILKAEPLKPPPPQRRLGDLLREAQDDDNDNDTAVDGLSRDDSLRMGAEANRCCVPRLAWAISCNGRTQRK